One window from the genome of Hyperolius riggenbachi isolate aHypRig1 chromosome 6, aHypRig1.pri, whole genome shotgun sequence encodes:
- the LOC137522750 gene encoding apolipoprotein A-I-like, translated as MKVLLLCAVLLLCTGVQGRSFWQSDEPHPKSDNAFWTVLENAYSMIKVAADVDYGEIAKEYHLKEKLEDAKTNFDKLERVVDNYIYEVRKKYDEKLTENFPVFKEKVYPHLDEFGGKVEKVVTKVFTGVVPVTSELAHGLKKQWDVFCEHLKEIAEKARDKLREDMDDLRGKVQPHAEEMKAEYEKYKEGVKEEFDDKLQKWKHEVDKEYEKVREHLKPYAERVQSEVSPRAKELYDNLQKLLKAYSANEES; from the exons GGGTACAAGGTCGCTCCTTCTGGCAGAGTGATGAACCTCACCCAAAATCTGACAATGCTTTTTGGACTGTTTTGGAAAATGCATACTCCATGATAAAAGTTGCAGCAGATGTGGATTATGGGGAGATTGCAAAAGA gTATCATTTGAAAGAGAAACTTGAAGATGCTAAAACCAACTTTGATAAATTGGAAAGAGTAGTTGACAATTACATTTATGAAGTCAGGAAGAAATATGATGAGAAACTTACAGAGAATTTCCCAGTTTTCAAGGAAAAGGTTTATCCTCACTTGGATGAGTTTGGAGGTAAAGTGGAAAAAGTGGTAACAAAAGTTTTTACTGGTGTGGTGCCTGTTACATCTGAACTTGCACACGGACTAAAAAAACAGTGGGATGTATTTTGTGAGCATCTGAAAGAGATAGCAGAAAAAGCCCGAGACAAGCTCCGTGAAGATATGGATGACCTCCGCGGAAAGGTGCAGCCTCATGCTGAAGAGATGAAGGCAGAGTATGAAAAATATAAAGAAGGTGTAAAGGAAGAGTTTGATGACAAACTCCAGAAGTGGAAGCATGAGGTAGATAAGGAATACGAGAAAGTAAGGGAACACTTGAAGCCCTATGCAGAGAGAGTTCAGTCTGAAGTGTCTCCACGTGCCAAAGAGCTGTACGACAACCTACAGAAACTGCTGAAAGCGTATTCTGCAAATGAAGAATCATAA